A stretch of DNA from Halobacteriovorax vibrionivorans:
GCCAAAAAGAATAGGGCCAAGAAAATACCAAAGAAAGCTGAGCGTAAATCATCCTGAATCATTCCACCATCGATATCAACTTTTGATAATGTATTGATACCAAAAATAAATGAAGTGCTGATACCAAGACAAGCAAAGAACCATAATACGAGCTGATGCCAATCGACATACGGACTTCTAATCTGTTCTTCGACAACCTCTCTTACAGCGCTTAAGATCGAACTATCAACCTGTGGAAAGTTAGAAAAAATCATTGATATGATATGATTTTTAGCGACATCGTTATCATTTAAGAAAGCACCAACGATTGATATTAAAATCATCACAGCTGGCCCGAAACTTAAGATGGTGAAAAAAGTCGTAGCTCCAGAAACAACCTCACCCTTTCTCTTTTTAAAAAGAAATATTGAGGCAATGAATCGCATTGTAAAAGACTTACAAAAATCTAAAAAGTCCTTTTCGATCTTATCCGGATCGACTCGAACTGATGTAACATATTTCTTTAACTGATTCACTTCTTAAGTTCCCCTTTCAAACTTAATCAACACATTATCCGACCAAGGGACTCGGCTTCTTTGCTTTCATATAGTTAATCATCGGAATTTTGCGAATATATCTTAGGCGATGTTCATTATTTTCTAAGCAATATTAGTAATTTGTGAACTTAATCGGCTCAATTATAGAATCTTTCTAAAAACCAGAGAGGCCAAGATTACCACCTCAAACTCTCTTCTATAAAATGATAAAATAACTATGTGGATTCAACCACTTCTAGGACGGAGATAAAATGAATAAATTAGTATTGGCCATTTCACTTTTATATCTTTCATCACAATTCTCTTTCGCAAGAAAGCCAGCGGTAGAAGATACATTTGAATCTTCAATTGAAGAATATAAGGAAGTTGAACCGTCTAAGGCCAAAGGTTATGATTTTTCTCCAGCTAGAAAGCCTTCTGGCCAAAAAGAAGAAAGAACACATAACTCAGATCTTTTAAAAGTTGAATCATATACAGAATCAAAAACTTCAGAGAATCTACTCTATCTATTCTTTATTCTCTTACCAGTATTTGTTAGTGCATATACGTTCTTTAGAGCCAATAAGGACTCGTATGCAGATAAGCTTAAGACTGATGCACATGCACCAGATAAGTCGAATGTAACAAGTTTAGCTGATAAAAGAGAAGAACAAGAAAAAGAAGATATTAAAAAGGCGTCATAAGTTACGCCATTTAACTCCCTTTATATGTGAAAAATACTTGTGAACAGAGCCACTAGATATAATTAAATCTAGCTGACCATCGCTATTAACATCTTTAAAGTTTACATGATGTGCTCTCTTATAATGACCATAGTTATCGGTATTTTCAGTCCAAATTTTTCCTAGCTCTTTTATTTCTAGGTTTTTTAGACTTCCATTTTCAACAACCATCGCCCAAAGAGATGAAGAGCCGTATTTATCAATATAACTAGTCTTTCCATCATATAAGTAAAAAAGAATCGCCATTTTATCACTATTAATTTTTCGACGTCTTATACGATATATATACGAATCAAAACCAGAAATTGGAAATTTATAATTAAATATCTGCTCACGATTTATATTATAAATTGTAAGATGTGGTATCCCATCCACTATCTTAGTGCCAATATATTCTCTTCGAAAATCACCATTGAGATCAATTTGATAAAGAGCTGACTTCTTAACGTAATGGTCCTTATCTTTTGAAACCTCTTTTTTCTCATTCTTTGCATCATAATATTCTTTAAACAACCAAGCATCTTGTGCGTTGACTGACACAAGTGGTAATAAAGCTGAAAATGCGAGAATTCTTTTTATCGACAACATATGTCAATTATAGCAACTCCCATAAATGAAACAATACTATCCATATTATTCCCCTATTCTAGTTAAATCTTGAGCAGATAAGGCCACAAAGGGCCTCTCGACATTGACGTATCGCAAGTAAATTCGCTAATATCTTTGAATACAACGACAGAGAGAGGACTTAATGCAACGCCAAATTGGTTTCATCAAGAATCAGAATCAAATCATTATTAGACAACTTGGAAACACTTCAAAGAGTAAAGTTGTGGATTTCGATGAGTTATCAAATGAAAAATTTGACTGCATTTTCTACAATCCTGAGCAACTTGAAGAAGAAAGTATTCATAATTTCCTAACTAAGGAATCTAAGCACACTCCAGTGCAAGAGACACAAAACTTCTTTAACGGGCCAGATCAATTTGAATCAGAATCAAATGAGAA
This window harbors:
- a CDS encoding YihY/virulence factor BrkB family protein encodes the protein MNQLKKYVTSVRVDPDKIEKDFLDFCKSFTMRFIASIFLFKKRKGEVVSGATTFFTILSFGPAVMILISIVGAFLNDNDVAKNHIISMIFSNFPQVDSSILSAVREVVEEQIRSPYVDWHQLVLWFFACLGISTSFIFGINTLSKVDIDGGMIQDDLRSAFFGIFLALFFLALAFLNEKNLVVGLLSEVTQHASTFYYIIELSILPFTILTFGLVYKFSTQIKVSYKDALCGAAVFMMCFFAGKSTYWIYLRYFKEDLIQDYGSFYNLLVAMIWIYFIICSFYLGACYTYVPKIKIFNNKKRRSR